The genome window ACGGTCGACGCCACGTGCGGCTGGACCCACGAGTACCTCGGTCACATCGAGGACGCGCGCCGCCGCTTCGACGCCCGACAGGCCCTACGGCACCGCTGCCCCACGCCTGCGTTGTGCGCGGTCATGCGGTGACGGAGGCAAGCCGGTGCCCGGCGCTTCCTCGGGGAGACGGTCTGCCGAGGTCGCCGCGGGGTGCCCACCGGCTGAGGCTCACCGACAATGGAGGCATGACGGGAAGGGATCCGGACCCGCAGACCCGGGTCCGGGCGGAGTGCTGACGGACCGGTCATGAAGGATCTGCGGGTGGTCCTCGCCGACGATGACGTGCTGCTGCGCGAAGGGCTGGCCAGCCTGCTGCAGCGCTCGGGCTTGGCCGTGGTGGGGCAGGCCGGCGACGCTGTGCAGCTGCTGGAGGTCGTCCGGCGGGAAGAGCCGGAACTGGTGGTGGTGGACATCCGGATGCCGCCGGATCAGGCCACCGAAGGGCTCGAGGCGGCGCGCACCATCCGCCGGGACTTCCCCGACATGGGCATTCTCGTCCTGTCGGCGCATGTCGAGGTGGAGCACGCGATGGAGCTGCTCGCCGACGGGCGCAGGATCGGTTACCTGCTGAAGAGCCGGGTCGGTGACGTACAGGAGTTCCTCGAGGCGCTGGAGCGGATCGCCAAGGGCGGCTCGGTGGTGGACCCCGCGCTGGTCCAGGAGCTGGTCTCCGCACGACGCCGGGCGGACCCGCTGGCGGTGCTCAGTGAGCGTGAGCGCGAGGTTCTGGCCCTGATGGCGGAGGGCCGGTCCAATGCCGGCATCGCGCGCCGTTTGTGGGTCACAGAAGGCACGGTGGAAAAGCACGTGCGCAGCATTCTGTCAAAGCTGGGCCTGCCGGAGACCGACGACGACCATCGCCGCGTCCGCGCCGTGATCACCTTCCTGGAGGCCCGGTGACCGGGGCGTCCCGGTGACCGTCCCGCCCGGCGAGCAGGTCGTGGATGGCCCCGCTGGACAGCGCGGTCTTGGCGAGGAATCCCAGCGCGCGACTCGCCACAATGAGGTCGGCGTACTCGTCCTCCGCATGACTGGAGATCAAGATCACCGGGGGCGGCGAAGGGCCTGTCTCGTGGCGCAGCCGATCGGCCAGTTCCAGGCCGCTCTCGCTACCGAGGTCGATGTCCACCAGTGCGATGTCCGGCCTGAGCTGCGTTGCCTGCTGCAGCGCCTGTGCACTGTCCGATGCCACGCCCACGACCATGATGCCCTCGCCCTCCAGCAAGCAGCGAGCAGCATTGAGGA of Streptomyces cynarae contains these proteins:
- a CDS encoding response regulator transcription factor; this encodes MIVDDSPYFLNAARCLLEGEGIMVVGVASDSAQALQQATQLRPDIALVDIDLGSESGLELADRLRHETGPSPPPVILISSHAEDEYADLIVASRALGFLAKTALSSGAIHDLLAGRDGHRDAPVTGPPGR
- a CDS encoding response regulator, translated to MKDLRVVLADDDVLLREGLASLLQRSGLAVVGQAGDAVQLLEVVRREEPELVVVDIRMPPDQATEGLEAARTIRRDFPDMGILVLSAHVEVEHAMELLADGRRIGYLLKSRVGDVQEFLEALERIAKGGSVVDPALVQELVSARRRADPLAVLSEREREVLALMAEGRSNAGIARRLWVTEGTVEKHVRSILSKLGLPETDDDHRRVRAVITFLEAR